The following are encoded together in the Kribbella voronezhensis genome:
- a CDS encoding ArsR/SmtB family transcription factor, translated as MTVQSGQAGLALQTHSPRHTELFLGGLDRVRVAVAPAPMASLVSLVVDALGGPRQGIAPEWIRTVRRALPADAAQAVTPMFDRTRALLPACLTPLGIDGSPVQDQLTRVADLSPDDLSQGVEELTPGEPPLPWRGALRRPRQWTSLYVKVLTAAWKAYAPIWQQSTALRTREAERIGAAVVTGGLDVLLSNLSTRVRYADETLYLSDRHPYRVELADRPLVLVPLVSGSAASVFNLDEPDRAWLGYPVPGLERLGTRSVATATDSLSLLLGPIRAAILRALDRPNSMGGVAEHLDAGPSTATYHCTQLASAGLVVRQRVGREVRIQRTPRGDALVDLLS; from the coding sequence ATGACGGTGCAATCCGGGCAAGCGGGGCTCGCACTGCAGACCCACAGTCCACGGCACACCGAACTGTTCCTGGGCGGCCTCGACAGAGTCCGCGTCGCGGTCGCGCCGGCTCCGATGGCCAGCCTGGTCTCGCTGGTCGTCGACGCGCTCGGCGGCCCCCGGCAAGGCATCGCCCCGGAGTGGATCCGGACCGTACGCCGTGCGCTGCCCGCCGACGCCGCGCAGGCCGTGACACCGATGTTCGACCGCACTCGCGCGCTGCTGCCTGCTTGCCTGACCCCGCTGGGCATCGACGGCTCTCCGGTGCAGGACCAGCTCACCCGGGTGGCCGACCTTTCCCCCGACGACCTGAGCCAAGGGGTCGAAGAGCTGACGCCGGGAGAGCCACCGCTGCCGTGGCGAGGGGCGCTGCGCAGACCGAGACAGTGGACCAGTCTGTACGTGAAGGTGCTGACCGCGGCCTGGAAGGCGTACGCGCCGATCTGGCAGCAGTCCACCGCTCTCCGGACCCGCGAGGCCGAGCGAATCGGCGCCGCCGTCGTCACCGGCGGCCTGGACGTACTGCTGTCGAACCTGAGCACAAGGGTCCGGTACGCCGACGAGACGCTCTACCTGTCCGACCGCCATCCGTACCGGGTCGAGCTCGCGGACCGCCCGCTGGTCCTGGTGCCGCTGGTCTCCGGCTCCGCCGCGTCGGTCTTCAACCTCGACGAGCCCGATCGAGCGTGGCTCGGCTATCCCGTGCCCGGGCTGGAGCGACTAGGCACCCGCTCGGTCGCCACGGCCACCGACAGCTTGAGCCTGCTGCTCGGGCCGATCCGTGCCGCGATCCTGCGGGCACTGGACCGTCCCAACAGCATGGGCGGCGTGGCCGAGCACCTGGACGCCGGGCCGAGCACCGCGACGTACCACTGCACTCAGCTCGCGTCGGCCGGCCTGGTGGTCCGGCAACGCGTCGGCCGCGAGGTCCGCATTCAGCGCACTCCCCGCGGCGACGCCCTCGTCGATCTCCTCAGCTGA
- a CDS encoding alpha/beta fold hydrolase, whose amino-acid sequence MSTPRTLTLPDGVHPATLETDRGSFATLQARPDVGTPLGTVLLIPGWTGSKEDFTPLVHHLARYGWITVAVDLRGQYETPGPADPSAYTLAEFGADVVAMSKALGGYSQLVGHSFGGLVAREAVLTDPTVFSSITLLCSGPAAFSDEVTRQGLQMLAFGLENLPIEQVYDLKLDHDSKQPTYVAPAGDVAAFLRKRFTGNAPIGLAEITKRLLDTDDRTDQLAKSGVRAQVVYGETDDGWPLPVQEAMAEALGVQAQVIPSAGHSPAIDQPAATARILVDFFHKR is encoded by the coding sequence GTGAGTACTCCGCGCACACTGACGTTGCCCGATGGCGTGCACCCCGCAACCCTCGAGACCGACCGTGGCAGCTTCGCCACCTTGCAGGCGCGCCCGGATGTCGGTACGCCGCTCGGCACGGTGCTGCTGATCCCCGGGTGGACCGGCAGCAAGGAGGACTTCACCCCACTGGTGCACCACCTCGCGCGGTACGGGTGGATCACGGTCGCCGTGGACCTGCGCGGCCAGTACGAGACGCCCGGGCCGGCCGACCCGTCGGCGTACACACTGGCGGAGTTCGGCGCGGACGTGGTCGCGATGAGCAAGGCGCTCGGTGGCTACAGTCAACTGGTCGGGCACTCGTTCGGCGGTCTGGTCGCGCGCGAAGCCGTGCTCACCGATCCCACGGTGTTCTCCAGCATCACGCTGCTGTGCTCGGGTCCGGCCGCTTTCAGCGACGAGGTGACGCGGCAGGGCTTGCAGATGCTCGCCTTCGGTCTGGAGAACCTGCCGATCGAGCAGGTCTACGACCTGAAACTGGACCACGACAGCAAGCAACCGACGTACGTCGCACCGGCCGGAGACGTGGCTGCCTTCCTGCGCAAGCGCTTCACCGGCAATGCCCCGATCGGGCTGGCCGAGATCACCAAGCGGCTGCTGGACACCGACGACCGGACCGACCAGTTGGCCAAGTCGGGCGTCCGCGCGCAGGTCGTGTACGGCGAGACCGACGACGGCTGGCCGCTGCCCGTCCAGGAGGCGATGGCCGAGGCGCTCGGCGTACAGGCGCAGGTGATTCCGTCCGCGGGCCACTCCCCCGCGATCGACCAGCCGGCCGCGACCGCCCGGATCCTGGTCGACTTCTTCCACAAGCGCTGA
- a CDS encoding ParA family protein, giving the protein MARVPRTLAVANQKGGVAKTTTVASLGAALAELGQRVLLVDLDPQACLTFSLGIDPEDLDKSIHHVLLGSVKSRDVLVETGEGPDLLPATIELATADVRLAAESGPEHLVRTALRPLRSAYDWILIDCPPTLGLLTVNGLSAASDVLIPLQCETLAHRGVGQLLDTIHDVQQLTNPGLRILGVLPTLYDGRTTHARAVLETIAETYELTVLAPPIPKSIRFAEAPAIGRTVLSTASRTAGADAYRKLAAGLL; this is encoded by the coding sequence ATGGCTCGGGTGCCTCGCACACTCGCGGTTGCCAACCAGAAGGGCGGCGTGGCCAAGACGACCACGGTTGCCTCACTCGGAGCTGCCCTGGCGGAACTCGGTCAGCGCGTGCTGCTGGTCGACCTCGATCCCCAGGCCTGCCTGACGTTCTCCCTCGGTATCGATCCCGAGGACCTGGACAAGTCGATCCACCATGTCCTGCTCGGCTCGGTGAAGTCGCGGGACGTGCTGGTCGAGACCGGCGAAGGCCCGGACCTCTTGCCGGCCACGATCGAACTGGCGACGGCCGACGTCCGGCTGGCGGCCGAGAGCGGACCGGAGCACCTCGTCCGTACTGCGCTGCGCCCGCTGCGATCGGCGTACGACTGGATTCTGATCGACTGCCCACCGACCCTCGGGCTGCTCACGGTGAACGGGTTGTCGGCGGCGTCCGACGTACTGATTCCCTTGCAGTGCGAGACTCTTGCGCATCGCGGCGTCGGCCAGTTGCTCGACACCATCCACGATGTCCAGCAGTTGACCAACCCGGGCCTGCGGATCCTCGGCGTACTCCCGACCCTGTACGACGGCCGGACGACGCACGCCCGCGCTGTGCTGGAGACGATCGCCGAGACGTACGAGCTGACCGTGCTGGCGCCGCCGATCCCGAAGTCGATCCGGTTCGCCGAGGCGCCCGCGATCGGTCGGACGGTCCTCTCGACCGCCTCCCGTACCGCGGGCGCCGACGCCTACCGCAAGCTGGCAGCCGGGCTTTTGTAG